One segment of Solanum stenotomum isolate F172 chromosome 1, ASM1918654v1, whole genome shotgun sequence DNA contains the following:
- the LOC125853676 gene encoding ent-kaurenoic acid oxidase 2-like, translating to MEFWLMMMVTIICVILGFMKWLVLSVNVWYYEKVKLSGDKKLRLSLPPGDLGWPFIGTMWSFLRAFKSNNPDSFISSFVSRFGRTGIYKAFMFGSPCVIITTPEACRKVLNDDEAFKPGWPTSTMELIGKKSFIGISYEEHKWLRKLTAAPVNGHEALSMYIQYIEERVISALDKWSSMGEIEFLTHLRKLTFQIIMYIFLSTESEQVMDALEKEYTILNYGVRAMAVNLPGFAYHKALKARKKLVAIFQSIVDDRRARREKRGPEDKKDMMDILLEVQDENGRKLNDEEIIDVLVMYLNAGHESSGHITMWVTYFLQKHPEFFKKAKAEQEAIVKNRPSDQKGLTLKEIRNMDYLSKVIDETLRLITFSFVVFREAKEDVAIHGYTIPKGWKVLVWFRSVHLDPEIYKDPMEFNPSRWDELTPKVGTFLPFGGGGRLCPGNDLAKLEISIFLHYFLLDYELERKNPSCPVMYLPHCRPKDNCLGRVKRVSSTTSAA from the exons ATGGAGTTTTGGTTGATGATGATGGTGACTATTATTTGTGTGATATTAGGGTTCATGAAATGGTTAGTTTTAAGTGTAAATGTTTGGTACTATGAAAAAGTGAAGTTGAGTGGTGACAAGAAGTTGAGGTTGTCATTGCCACCCGGTGATTTAGGGTGGCCTTTCATTGGTACTATGTGGTCCTTCCTCAGAGCTTTCAAATCCAACAATCCTGATTCATTCATCTCTTCCTTTGTTTCCAG ATTCGGACGAACAGGAATATACAAGGCATTCATGTTTGGAAGTCCATGTGTGATTATTACAACACCAGAAGCTTGCAGgaaggttttaaatgatgatgaAGCCTTCAAGCCTGGCTGGCCTACTTCTACTATGGAACTCATtggtaaaaaatcatttattggTATTTCATATGAAGAACACAAATGGTTAAGGAAACTAACTGCAGCACCTGTGAATGGTCACGAGGCGTTGTCGATGTACATTCAGTATATCGAAGAACGAGTGATATCAGCATTGGATAAATGGTCATCCATGGGAGAAATTGAGTTCTTAACACACCTGAGAAAGCTAACTTTTCAAATTATTATGTACATTTTCCTTAGTACTGAAAGTGAACAAGTCATGGATGCTTTAGAAAAGGAATACACAATTTTGAATTATGGTGTTAGAGCTATGGCTGTCAACTTGCCAGGATTTGCTTATCATAAAGCACTCAAG GCGCGTAAAAAGCTTGTGGCAATCTTTCAATCGATCGTGGATGATAGGAGGGCGAGGAGGGAAAAAAGAGGGCCAGAAGACAAGAAAGACATGATGGATATTCTACTTGAAGTTCAAGATGAGAATGGAAGGAAATTGAATGATGAAGAGATTATTGATGTGTTGGTAATGTATCTTAATGCTGGTCATGAATCTTCAGGTCATATAACTATGTGGGTTACGTATTTTCTGCAGAAACATCCTGAGTTCTTCAAAAAAGCTAAG GCAGAGCAAGAGGCTATTGTGAAAAATAGGCCATCTGACCAAAAGGGCTTGACACTCAAAGAAATCAGGAATATGGACTACCTCTCAAAG GTGATCGATGAAACACTTCGTTTGATTACCTTCTCCTTTGTGGTCTTCCGTGAGGCAAAAGAAGATGTTGCTATTCATG GCTATACCATACCCAAAGGATGGAAAGTTTTGGTGTGGTTTAGGAGTGTTCATTTGGATCCTGAAATATATAAGGATCCAATGGAGTTTAACCCTTCTAGATGGGAT GAACTTACACCAAAGGTAGGAACATTCCTTCCTTTTGGAGGAGGAGGCAGACTTTGCCCCGGAAATGACCTTGCTAAgcttgaaatctctatttttctccattattttcTGTTGGATTATGA GCTTGAAAGGAAAAATCCGTCTTGCCCAGTAATGTATTTGCCTCATTGTAGGCCTAAGGACAACTGCTTGGGAAGAGTGAAAAGAGTATCATCAACTACTAGTGCTgcttag
- the LOC125847286 gene encoding uncharacterized protein LOC125847286 codes for MDLAPEQQQNLSLLSLFKESLSIPKRSPQTFYRITLSLILPLSFAILAHSFFTHPILSQLHENPSASHASQWTKLLFYQFCYLIFLLAFSLLSTSAVVFTVASLYTSKQVSFSSIITALPSILRRLFITFIWVFLSMLVYNAVLSFFIVLMLIAFESKSKNNIALFLVSVFLLSVFFLVVHVYLSALWHLASVITVLEPIQGLAAFKKSYELLKGKIRMASVLVLGYLVIFGVISGTFGSIVVDGGANKDHEGYSVFVRIVVGGILIGVLVVVILVGLLVQSLFYYVCKSYHNERIDKSALYNHLGGYLGEYYEPLKGNMQIDDSFEVEMKGGETA; via the coding sequence ATGGATCTGGCACCAGAACAGCAACAAAACTTGAGTTTACTCTCACTTTTCAAAGAATCACTTTCCATCCCAAAGAGATCTCCACAAACTTTTTACAGAATCACTCTCAGCTTAATCTTGCCACTCTCTTTTGCAATCTTAGCTCATTCCTTCTTCACCCATCCCATTCTTTCTCAACTCCATGAAAACCCAAGTGCTTCTCATGCTTCTCAATGGACCAAACTCCTCTTTTACCAATTCTGTTACTTAATTTTCCTCTTGGCCTTCTCCCTCCTCTCAACCTCTGCTGTTGTCTTCACTGTCGCTTCTCTTTACACTTCAAAACAAGTATCTTTCTCCTCAATAATCACTGCTCTGCCTAGCATCTTAAGACGCCTCTTCATTACTTTCATATGGGTTTTCCTCTCCATGCTTGTTTACAACGCTGTCTTGTCCTTTTTCATTGTACTCATGTTAATTGCCTTTGAGAGCAAAAGCAAAAACAATATTGCTCTGTTTTTAGTCTCTGTTTTTCTCCTCTCTGTTTTCTTCCTTGTTGTTCATGTCTACTTAAGTGCTTTATGGCATCTTGCTAGTGTGATTACTGTTCTTGAACCAATTCAAGGCCTTGCTGCTTTTAAGAAAAGCTATGAGCtgttaaaagggaaaattagaATGGCTTCTGTGTTGGTTTTGGGGTATTTGGTGATTTTTGGTGTGATTAGTGGTACTTTTGGTTCAATTGTGGTGGATGGTGGTGCTAATAAGGATCATGAAGGGTACAGTGTTTTTGTTAGGATTGTTGTTGGAGGGATCTTGATTGGTGTTCTTGTGGTTGTGATTTTGGTGGGGCTTTTGGTGCAAAGTTTGTTTTATTATGTGTGTAAGAGTTATCATAATGAGAGGATTGATAAGAGTGCTTTGTATAATCATCTTGGTGGGTATTTGGGTGAGTATTATGAACCTCTTAAAGGAAACATGCAAATTGATGATAGCTTCGAGGTAGAGATGAAAGGTGGAGAAACTGCTTGA